CAGGGATAATAATCACAGACCTAGAGGGGAATTCGTATGAGTATGCTCTCCGGTTTGAATTCAAAGCATCCAACAACATAGCTGAATACAAGGTTCTCATAGCCGGCATTCAACTCTGTCGAGAACTCGGTGCCCTGCATATCCACATATTCAGTGATTCTCAGCTTGTGGTCAATCAAGTGGCAGGAGACTTCAAGGCCAACCAGAATAACATGGGATCCTACAAAAGTCTAGCTGGCGCCCTCTTGCAACACTTCACATCTTACAAACTCACACAAATCCCAAGGGCCAAAAACTCCAAGGCAGATGCTCTCGCGAGACTCACCACAACCCTTCCCGAGTCAACGCCACCAGATGTGCACATAGAAATCTTGGACAAACCTAGTATCTCGAAGGCTTATTCAGAAATCTTTGTTCTCGAAGCGCCTAGCCAGCCCTCGTGGATGGACCCATTTGTGGCCTTCATTTCTAATGGTACCTTGCCCGGAGACAAACAAGAGGCACAACGGTTGCGCCACAAAGCTTCACTCTACCTGCTTAGAGGCGGAAAGCTATACCGCCGTGGTCAGTCGTGTTCGTTTTTGAAATGCTTACCTACAGAAGAAGGGCACAAAGTGTTGAAATCACTCCATAGTGGTGTCTGTGGAAACCATGCGGGAGCTCGGAACCTCATGTTCAAAGCACTAAAAGCTGGATACTCTTGGCCAACCTTAGAACAAGATGCAAAGGCAGTTGTCCAAGCATGCATTCAATGCCACAAATTTGCAAATTTTGCCCACCATCCTCCAGTTCCGCTATCTATCATCATTTCCCTAGTCTCTTTCAGTCAGTGGGGACTCGACTTCGTGGGACGGTTACCCATAGCCTCGGGACAACTCAAATTTGCAATTGTCATTGTGGACTATAACACGAAGTGGATAGAGGCAGAACCCCTTGCCACGATCACAACTTAAAAGGTGATAAACTTCCTATGGCACAATTTATACTGCCGGTTTGGGGTACCGCAAGCCATCATCACAGATAATGGGACACAATTTGACAATGACACATTCAGAGAATTCCTTTCTGAGCAAGGCACTGCAATCTTCTATGCCTCCCCAACACACCCTCAGACCAATGGCCAAGTGGAAGCCATAAACAAACTCATCAAGCAAAACCTGAAGAAACGCCTGGAAGATGCTAAAGGGTTATGGGCTACCAAGCTCCCGGAAGTCCTTTGGACACTTCGTACCACCCCAACAACAGCTACAAGTGAATCCCCATACCTCTTGTCCTATGGCGGTGATCCCTATGGAAAAGGAGGTCCCAAGTGAACGTGTCACAGCATACGATCACGAGACAAACGCCACGGGACTACGACTCAACATGGATCTCCTCGAGGAACGCCGGGACAGAGCACATTCAAGGAATGCCAACAACAAACAAAAGATTGCCCGACACTACAACAAGAAAGTTGTTTCTCGCCCTCTAAAGGTAGGTGACTGGGTCATGAAAGAGGTCATTCCCCACCCCACTAGACTCAAGGCAAAGCAGGAAGGCCCATTGGAGATAGTTAATGCCCCGAGACCAGCTACATTCTATCTCCGCAATACTGTTGGTCGAGTCCTACCTCGCCCCTGGAATGCTCGCCACCTCCACCTCTACCTTGTTTAAATTATCAGCACTCCAAAGCCAACATGGCAGCTAGCACTTCATTACTTTGTGTACTTTAGCTCGGTAGCGGCCTAAATCAAATGTACACCTTGCCCATTAGCAGCCCATCCTAAATGAAGATGCTATGTGTTCTCTTATCTTTTTAAACATACCGTCCCAAGAACACAGAACAAAATAACAATAAGAGATGAACCATAAAAAACGGCATTCTTTAAAGTAAACAAGTATCAACCTAGACTCCCAGGCAATCCATTTATAACAACTTGTTCAAATGGTTAACCACACCACCAATATTGTTTCCAAAGCAAACAAGAAACTAAAACCTAACAGAAACAGCAAAAAATTACAAACTAAAAACAATTATTCTCCCCAGAAGACGCCCCACTTGACTTGTTCACGCTCCCGCCACTCTTCGACCCGCTACCACGTCCACGGCTCTAGCTGATGTTCACCAACACCCTCTGACCATAAACATGTTTAGAGCGGTCACGTGCAACAGGTGGAGGCCTCATTGACACATTAGGACGCACCAGGGAGCTCACCTGTTGCACTTCCATGACAGGTG
Above is a window of Fragaria vesca subsp. vesca linkage group LG7, FraVesHawaii_1.0, whole genome shotgun sequence DNA encoding:
- the LOC101303566 gene encoding uncharacterized protein LOC101303566; amino-acid sequence: MRLNPQKCILAVGGGKFLGFMVSERDIEANPEKIQAILDMTVPRTLNEENVAWGPEHDDAFNNIKAYLVVVPLLSKHVQGEVLYLYLAVSATTINAALTRHEHDNQLPVYYCGRGFTDPETRYPDIEKLALALITVARKLRQYFQAHTNHVLTNHPLRQILQKPETSGSMVKWAIELGEFDLHFKPRTAIKGLSGAGIIITDLEGNSYEYALRFEFKASNNIAEYKVLIAGIQLCRELGALHIHIFSDSQLVVNQVAGDFKANQNNMGSYKSLAGALLQHFTSYKLTQIPRAKNSKADALARLTTTLPESTPPDVHIEILDKPSISKAYSEIFVLEAPSQPSWMDPFVAFISNGTLPGDKQEAQRLRHKASLYLLRGGKLYRRGQSCSFLKCLPTEEGHKVLKSLHSGVCGNHAGARNLMFKALKAGYSWPTLEQDAKAVVQACIQCHKFANFAHHPPVPLSIIISLVSFSQWGLDFVGRLPIASGQLKFAIVIVDYNTKWIEAEPLATITT